In Daphnia magna isolate NIES linkage group LG5, ASM2063170v1.1, whole genome shotgun sequence, a single genomic region encodes these proteins:
- the LOC116922651 gene encoding superoxide dismutase [Cu-Zn], chloroplastic, with protein sequence MPSSAALFCLLVSMLAGSCWTQDLNARVFLAGKSPVSGVLDLTESAAAGGVRIVGRITGLTPGKHGFHVHQFGDVFSKGCDSTGPHYNPRKALHGAPHDGPDQRHAGDLGNIVADDQGLAVINFVDTVVSLSGPESILGRAFVVHAAEDDLGRVENEGSTKTGNAGARLACGIIAIVP encoded by the coding sequence ATGCCGTCGTCTGCTGCTTTGTTTTGCTTGTTGGTGTCCATGTTGGCTGGATCCTGCTGGACACAGGACCTGAACGCTCGCGTATTTTTGGCTGGAAAATCACCAGTCAGTGGTGTCCTCGATTTGACCGAATCAGCAGCGGCCGGTGGAGTGCGGATCGTCGGCCGGATCACTGGATTGACGCCGGGCAAACATGGCTTCCACGTTCATCAATTCGGCGATGTATTCAGCAAAGGATGCGATTCCACTGGCCCCCATTACAATCCCCGCAAAGCTCTTCACGGTGCCCCTCACGACGGCCCTGATCAGCGTCACGCTGGAGACCTGGGCAACATTGTGGCCGATGACCAGGGACTAGCCGTCATCAATTTCGTCGATACCGTCGTCTCACTTAGCGGGCCAGAGTCCATCCTGGGACGGGCTTTTGTCGTTCACGCTGCCGAAGACGATCTCGGACGCGTTGAGAACGAAGGCAGCACCAAGACGGGCAATGCAGGTGCCCGTCTCGCTTGCGGCATTATCGCCATCGTTCCataa